In the Streptomyces sp. f51 genome, one interval contains:
- a CDS encoding replication initiator: protein MHRPLDLRHVISPGLRDLVELANTHDFDRVTEQVRNLRGCTNPVNLHGWTVTTDQTTRQVVRSYRSENEPSGRLLTTCGNRRASRCPACSRLYAADTYHLIKAGLSGGKNVAETVRNHPRAFVTLTAPSFGPVHNRPTTDAGKPRPCACGESHSADAPQLGTPLRPASYDYAGAVLWNAHAGALWARFTTYLRRAVAEHLGMTQKALTAALRVSFAKVAEYQQRGLVHFHAVIRFDGPEGHTSSPPPWATFDALHVAVGLAVERARLIVESDAVGERVIKWGDRFKVDEISALGNGELTDAKVAGYVAKYATKNAEGAGTVDRTLLCRPCTGRGYVRGPDGFRDLCTDCDGTGQAEPLASLPIQQHARQMIRTAWALGHLPEFAHLKLWKWAHMLGFRGHFSSKSRAYSTTLGALRDVRCAWRTAQAEAARIRAGLPADDENTTLVTDSSWTYLSGGYRPGEELLAAQVRHDIAHAQQLKQEGLLPA, encoded by the coding sequence ATGCACCGCCCCCTCGACCTGCGCCACGTCATCAGCCCCGGCCTGCGGGACCTGGTCGAACTGGCCAACACCCACGACTTCGACCGCGTCACCGAACAGGTCCGCAACCTGCGCGGCTGCACGAACCCCGTCAACCTGCACGGCTGGACGGTCACCACCGACCAGACCACCCGGCAAGTAGTCCGCTCCTACCGCTCCGAGAACGAACCCTCCGGACGTCTGCTCACCACGTGCGGCAACCGCCGTGCCTCCCGCTGCCCCGCCTGCTCCCGCCTCTACGCCGCCGACACGTACCACCTGATCAAGGCCGGACTGTCCGGCGGCAAGAACGTCGCCGAGACCGTTCGGAACCACCCCCGCGCCTTCGTCACTCTCACCGCCCCCTCCTTCGGCCCCGTCCACAACCGCCCCACCACCGATGCGGGCAAGCCGCGTCCCTGCGCGTGCGGCGAAAGCCACTCCGCCGACGCTCCCCAACTCGGCACCCCTCTCCGCCCGGCGAGCTACGACTACGCCGGGGCCGTGCTGTGGAACGCCCACGCCGGGGCCCTGTGGGCGCGATTCACCACCTATCTGCGTCGCGCCGTCGCCGAGCACCTCGGCATGACGCAGAAGGCACTCACCGCGGCCCTTCGCGTCTCCTTCGCCAAAGTCGCCGAGTACCAACAACGCGGCCTGGTCCACTTCCACGCCGTGATCCGCTTCGACGGGCCCGAGGGCCACACCAGCTCGCCCCCGCCTTGGGCCACCTTCGACGCACTTCACGTCGCCGTGGGCCTGGCGGTCGAACGTGCCCGGCTCATCGTCGAGTCGGACGCCGTCGGCGAGCGCGTCATCAAGTGGGGTGACCGGTTCAAGGTCGACGAGATCTCCGCCCTGGGAAACGGCGAACTCACGGACGCGAAGGTCGCCGGATACGTCGCCAAGTACGCCACCAAGAATGCCGAGGGCGCGGGCACTGTGGACCGCACCCTCTTATGCCGACCCTGCACCGGACGCGGCTACGTACGCGGCCCTGACGGCTTCCGCGACCTGTGCACCGACTGCGACGGCACCGGCCAGGCCGAGCCCCTCGCTTCCCTACCCATTCAGCAGCACGCCCGGCAGATGATCCGCACCGCGTGGGCCCTCGGCCACCTCCCGGAGTTCGCTCATCTCAAGCTCTGGAAGTGGGCCCACATGCTCGGCTTCCGCGGCCACTTCTCCAGCAAGTCACGCGCCTACTCGACCACCCTCGGCGCGCTCCGCGACGTGCGCTGTGCCTGGCGCACCGCCCAAGCCGAAGCCGCCCGCATCCGCGCCGGCCTTCCTGCAGACGACGAGAACACCACCCTCGTCACCGACTCCTCATGGACCTACCTCAGCGGCGGCTACCGCCCCGGCGAAGAGCTCCTCGCCGCCCAGGTCCGCCACGACATCGCCCACGCCCAACAGCTCAAGCAAGAAGGACTGCTGCCTGCATGA
- a CDS encoding IS256 family transposase produces MTSENVTEAETAEPSEPQQSKAVDDRLIDELVSRAQAEGLQLTGEGGLLQQLTKRLLESALEGEITDHLGYDKHDPAGKNGGNSRNGTRAKTVLTDVGPVEISVPRDRDGSFEPKIVKKRQKRLTGVDEMVISLSAKGLTTGEVQAHLAEVYGAEVSRQTISTITDKVLEGMAEWQNRPLDPVYPVVFIDAIHVKIRDGAVANRPIYVALAVTTEGRRDILGLWAGDGGEGAKHWMHILTEIKNRGVNDVLMLVCDGLKGLPDAVETVWPRTTVQTCVVHLLRNSFRYAARQDWDKIAKLLKPIYTAPTEDAALERFAEFADAWGKKYPAIVRLWENAWEEFTPFLRFDTEIRRIVCTTNAIESVNARIRRAVKARGHFPNETAALKCVYMAIMSLDPTGKGQARWTMRWKTALNAFDITSTMSSVRTERRTSDRLRRRTSPTAST; encoded by the coding sequence ATGACCAGTGAGAACGTGACCGAGGCGGAGACCGCCGAGCCGTCTGAGCCTCAGCAGTCGAAGGCGGTGGACGACCGGCTGATCGACGAGCTGGTCTCCCGCGCCCAGGCGGAGGGCTTGCAGCTGACGGGCGAGGGCGGACTGCTCCAGCAGCTGACGAAGCGGCTGTTGGAGTCCGCACTGGAAGGCGAGATCACCGACCATCTTGGCTATGACAAGCACGACCCGGCCGGGAAGAACGGCGGCAACAGTCGCAACGGCACCCGCGCGAAGACTGTTCTGACCGACGTCGGCCCGGTGGAGATATCCGTGCCCCGCGACCGGGACGGGTCCTTCGAGCCGAAGATCGTCAAGAAGCGGCAGAAACGCCTGACCGGCGTCGACGAGATGGTCATCTCCCTGTCTGCGAAGGGCCTGACCACCGGCGAGGTCCAGGCCCACCTCGCGGAGGTCTATGGCGCCGAGGTATCCCGCCAGACGATCTCCACGATCACTGACAAGGTCCTCGAGGGCATGGCGGAATGGCAGAACCGCCCCTTGGACCCGGTCTATCCGGTGGTCTTCATCGATGCCATCCACGTGAAGATCCGCGACGGCGCCGTCGCCAACCGGCCCATATATGTGGCCCTGGCCGTCACCACCGAAGGCCGCCGGGACATCCTCGGGCTGTGGGCCGGCGACGGCGGCGAGGGCGCCAAGCACTGGATGCACATCCTCACCGAGATCAAGAACCGCGGCGTGAACGACGTCCTCATGCTCGTCTGCGACGGCCTCAAGGGCCTGCCCGACGCCGTCGAGACCGTCTGGCCCCGCACCACCGTCCAGACCTGCGTGGTCCACCTCCTGCGGAACTCCTTCCGCTATGCCGCCCGCCAGGACTGGGACAAGATCGCCAAGCTCCTCAAGCCCATCTACACCGCTCCGACCGAGGACGCGGCCCTCGAGCGGTTCGCTGAGTTTGCCGACGCCTGGGGGAAGAAGTATCCGGCGATCGTCAGGCTCTGGGAGAACGCCTGGGAGGAGTTCACCCCGTTCCTGCGGTTCGACACCGAGATCCGCCGCATCGTCTGCACCACGAACGCGATCGAGTCCGTGAACGCCAGGATCCGGCGGGCGGTCAAGGCCCGCGGGCACTTCCCGAACGAGACCGCCGCCCTGAAATGCGTCTACATGGCGATCATGTCGCTCGACCCCACCGGCAAGGGACAGGCCCGCTGGACCATGCGCTGGAAGACCGCCTTGAACGCCTTCGACATCACCAGCACCATGTCTTCCGTGCGGACGGAGCGACGCACGTCGGACCGCCTACGGAGAAGAACGAGTCCGACCGCATCGACATAG
- a CDS encoding helix-turn-helix domain-containing protein: MTTAVLTVDQVAERLGISRWKVHDLIRSRELASFKIGRCRRISEAAVDAYISLRTEQEAA; encoded by the coding sequence ATGACAACGGCCGTGCTCACCGTGGACCAGGTCGCCGAACGTCTCGGCATCAGTCGCTGGAAGGTCCACGACCTGATCCGCTCGCGCGAACTCGCCTCCTTCAAGATCGGCCGCTGCCGACGCATCAGCGAAGCAGCCGTGGACGCGTACATATCCCTCCGCACCGAACAGGAAGCCGCCTGA
- a CDS encoding helix-turn-helix domain-containing protein, with translation MADDDVTRFAELLTRLKARTDRSYASLARRAGMNASTLHRYCAGETVPLDFAVVERFATLCGASPRERVELHRLWILAAAERRRGRPAGRGAAAASGPGAERGAAEPAEPERAEPGKPEPCTAEPGVAEPGAVKHGAAEPALAECGLAGHGTAEPGAAERGAAEPASAECGLAGRGTPAHGGSPEPGNAPGSRKPPAPPTAPAPAKPPTPLATPAPSHAPAPGSLPSPPGARAWYRRRPAIVSGVLGTVFLLTAAGLSAFSSLPGLPGFAAGATAGGGARPSASPARPTAPAAPFTWTVNSHVWEGDCGHDYIIGRPPRQVPPPPSAEDAEVWADAQDAVHGGETMVRVSVQGLASTAVVLEALHVRVVRHATPPAGGAYDYDTSLGCGGGITPGSFAVSLDKRTPVPRAVPGSRGDTILPARPLPYRVSVQDPEVLLVDARTAHCACAWYLDLDWSSQGRTGTIRIDDHGRPFRTTATTGLPRYRYTGSPSHWTLEPDRP, from the coding sequence ATGGCCGACGACGACGTGACGCGGTTCGCGGAGCTGCTGACGCGTCTCAAGGCCCGTACGGATCGCAGCTACGCGAGCCTGGCCCGGCGTGCGGGGATGAACGCCTCCACGCTGCACCGCTATTGCGCGGGCGAGACGGTGCCGCTGGACTTCGCCGTGGTGGAGCGGTTCGCCACGTTGTGCGGGGCCTCGCCCCGGGAGCGGGTGGAGCTGCACCGCCTGTGGATCCTGGCAGCCGCGGAACGCCGCCGGGGCCGCCCGGCGGGGCGGGGCGCGGCAGCCGCCTCCGGGCCGGGCGCGGAACGCGGAGCGGCGGAGCCCGCCGAGCCGGAACGCGCCGAGCCCGGCAAGCCGGAACCCTGCACGGCGGAACCCGGAGTGGCCGAGCCCGGCGCGGTGAAGCACGGCGCGGCCGAGCCCGCCCTTGCGGAGTGCGGCCTGGCCGGGCACGGCACCGCGGAACCCGGAGCGGCCGAGCGCGGCGCGGCTGAGCCCGCTTCTGCGGAGTGCGGCCTGGCCGGGCGCGGCACCCCGGCGCACGGTGGGTCCCCGGAGCCGGGGAACGCACCCGGGAGCCGGAAGCCACCCGCACCCCCCACAGCACCGGCTCCCGCGAAACCACCCACACCCCTCGCGACACCCGCCCCCTCGCATGCGCCCGCTCCCGGGTCTCTCCCGTCGCCGCCGGGGGCCCGTGCCTGGTACCGGCGGCGGCCGGCCATCGTGTCCGGGGTGCTGGGGACCGTGTTCCTGCTGACCGCCGCGGGGCTCTCGGCGTTCTCGTCGCTCCCGGGACTCCCCGGGTTCGCGGCCGGGGCCACGGCGGGCGGCGGGGCCCGGCCCTCAGCCTCCCCCGCTCGGCCGACCGCCCCGGCCGCCCCCTTCACCTGGACCGTGAACTCCCATGTGTGGGAAGGGGACTGCGGCCACGACTACATCATCGGCAGGCCCCCGCGGCAGGTACCGCCGCCGCCGTCCGCCGAGGACGCCGAGGTGTGGGCCGACGCCCAGGACGCGGTGCACGGCGGAGAGACCATGGTGCGCGTGTCGGTGCAGGGGCTCGCGTCGACGGCCGTCGTCCTGGAGGCCCTGCACGTACGGGTCGTACGCCACGCCACGCCCCCGGCAGGCGGCGCCTACGACTACGACACGTCGCTCGGCTGCGGCGGGGGCATCACGCCCGGATCCTTCGCGGTGAGTCTCGACAAGCGCACCCCCGTCCCCCGAGCCGTGCCCGGCAGCAGGGGCGACACGATCCTGCCGGCGCGGCCCTTGCCGTACCGGGTCTCCGTCCAGGACCCGGAGGTCCTGCTGGTCGACGCGCGGACCGCGCACTGCGCGTGCGCGTGGTACCTCGATCTCGACTGGTCCTCACAGGGCCGCACCGGCACCATCCGGATCGACGACCACGGCCGCCCGTTCCGCACCACGGCCACCACCGGACTCCCGCGCTACCGCTACACCGGTTCCCCCAGCCACTGGACCCTGGAACCGGACCGCCCCTGA
- a CDS encoding GntR family transcriptional regulator, whose amino-acid sequence MSPAPESKQDRRPPYQHAADELRRDILQGRIKPGEQMPAIRELQERFGVANMTARSALNVLRDEGLIYTIHGRGSFVADTDAAGQFSADYTAPAWYLANRDKRPGQAEYEEGRPDDTDAAGTTLVEMLTELRDEIRVLSAEHQELRREVEELKSQQSKSQS is encoded by the coding sequence ATGAGCCCCGCGCCAGAGAGCAAGCAGGATCGTCGGCCGCCGTATCAGCACGCTGCCGACGAGCTCCGGCGCGACATCTTGCAGGGTCGGATCAAGCCGGGCGAACAGATGCCGGCCATTCGCGAGCTACAGGAACGCTTCGGCGTGGCCAACATGACTGCCAGGTCCGCGCTCAACGTGCTGCGCGACGAGGGCCTGATCTACACGATCCATGGCCGGGGCAGTTTCGTCGCAGACACCGACGCCGCTGGCCAGTTCTCAGCGGACTACACGGCACCAGCTTGGTACTTGGCCAACAGGGACAAGAGGCCAGGCCAGGCTGAGTATGAGGAGGGGCGCCCCGACGACACCGATGCCGCCGGGACCACCCTCGTTGAAATGCTCACTGAGCTACGGGACGAAATCCGTGTCCTCAGTGCTGAGCATCAGGAGCTGCGGCGCGAGGTCGAGGAGCTGAAGTCTCAGCAGTCGAAGTCGCAGTCCTGA
- a CDS encoding tetratricopeptide repeat protein: MPDASQPQELPVRLLTDPEMINACRARDFTRIFQLVKVRAGIYPSMIARRCELTPSRVGEVMAGRRQLQHMDLIERISDGLRIPGDMLGLARRPWETPHALAVTEREAPQAPEPQQQTPTSLPGPDVDSILALATRTNLSTATLEAFRSSIEDYWRRDDQHGGEALRPAIVGQLRYVVGLLKESRPPSIQNGLYGIAAELARLTGWTYFDARQYNQARAYFTEALQLAKEIDDRQFMANVLACMSLQATYQDKPADSLALVTAAQDQARSSLGTTPRVLSMLSMREAFAHASLGNQTSTHQAIGEAHRQFEQIRASDPDPSWVSYFDELKLIVDTGIAHGRLGEAATAEPLITDALRRENGTNHRGRAFHAFWLARTQLDQGKVDQACTTATQALESASAVASERVSGHLREFYDQLAPHRREPVALAFEARLRAVLPPVSGSLHP, from the coding sequence ATGCCCGACGCATCCCAGCCGCAGGAATTACCTGTCAGGCTGCTCACCGATCCCGAGATGATCAATGCGTGTCGGGCACGGGACTTCACCAGGATCTTCCAGCTGGTCAAGGTGAGAGCGGGCATCTACCCCTCGATGATCGCCAGGCGGTGTGAGCTGACGCCCAGCCGCGTCGGCGAAGTCATGGCAGGGCGTCGCCAGTTGCAGCACATGGACTTGATCGAGCGCATCTCGGACGGTCTGCGCATCCCAGGAGACATGCTCGGCCTTGCGCGTCGACCCTGGGAAACCCCTCACGCTCTCGCCGTCACCGAGCGCGAGGCGCCGCAGGCACCGGAGCCGCAGCAGCAGACGCCCACGTCTCTTCCGGGGCCGGACGTGGACAGCATTTTGGCGCTGGCCACGCGCACCAACCTCAGCACAGCCACGCTCGAAGCATTCCGGTCCTCCATCGAGGACTACTGGCGGCGGGACGACCAGCACGGTGGCGAAGCTCTGCGGCCGGCCATCGTGGGTCAGCTCCGCTACGTGGTCGGACTCCTCAAGGAGAGCCGACCACCGTCCATACAAAACGGCCTGTACGGAATTGCCGCCGAACTGGCGCGCCTTACTGGCTGGACCTACTTCGACGCCCGCCAGTACAACCAGGCTCGCGCGTATTTCACCGAAGCCCTGCAACTGGCCAAGGAAATCGACGACCGCCAGTTCATGGCCAACGTCCTGGCCTGTATGAGCTTGCAAGCGACCTATCAGGACAAGCCCGCGGACTCCCTTGCACTCGTGACTGCCGCCCAGGACCAGGCCCGCTCATCTCTCGGCACCACCCCGCGCGTCCTGTCGATGCTGTCCATGCGTGAAGCCTTCGCCCACGCCTCGCTCGGCAACCAGACGTCCACGCACCAGGCGATCGGCGAAGCGCACCGTCAGTTCGAGCAGATCCGGGCGAGCGACCCCGACCCGTCATGGGTGAGCTACTTCGACGAGCTGAAGCTCATAGTCGACACGGGCATTGCCCACGGTCGACTCGGCGAGGCCGCAACGGCTGAGCCCTTGATCACGGATGCGCTGCGGCGTGAGAACGGCACCAACCACCGCGGCCGAGCGTTTCACGCGTTCTGGCTGGCCCGTACGCAACTGGATCAGGGCAAGGTCGACCAGGCGTGCACCACCGCCACACAAGCCCTGGAGTCCGCGTCCGCAGTGGCCTCCGAGCGAGTGTCAGGCCATCTCAGAGAGTTCTACGACCAGTTGGCCCCACACAGGCGGGAGCCCGTAGCCCTGGCCTTCGAGGCACGGCTACGGGCAGTCCTACCGCCGGTCAGCGGATCGCTTCATCCATGA
- a CDS encoding cell division protein FtsK, with the protein MKDPNSPAEGALSHSSLVVDLTLAVLVGWTVWWVVRYLRADAMTRQSIRQAVRVRWGWKRLAPMLKLSAVDKTPTALASLKTTNGRPIKPRVLIPALKVTHDAYGVIARARCLPGVGLHQFQKAAPHLADAWRCTRVAVTQDKPGRVLIRGVRLDPLKFPTEHHPTGEEPDETARWDLGVDEYAQPVSVDLAQVPGVTVAGLPGFGKTSLVNRLLSDWAPSAAVQFACADGKVSAAHEGDYADWVQRMFAFVGDDLEEANALFLRLVELRRARSASVRSVLGVKSMWDIGPSESRPLVVLIIDEAHTYFRDHKGSDPKTKKLAALAAENARLVEDLVKKGRSVGLLVILTTQKSTGDAIPTFIRDVCPVGLSFAQKTAEAAVAALGEEIREWPDANPINLQDPTYVGVASMNHQSQPGFTRIRTPYVPDADAARVAEQTARLSTDPYTLLEAVLGPRLGDTDLIKADDAEAA; encoded by the coding sequence ATGAAGGATCCGAACAGCCCTGCGGAAGGGGCCTTAAGCCACAGCTCCTTGGTGGTTGACCTGACGCTGGCCGTGCTCGTCGGCTGGACGGTGTGGTGGGTGGTCCGTTACCTGCGCGCGGACGCCATGACCCGCCAGTCAATCCGGCAGGCGGTACGGGTGCGGTGGGGCTGGAAGCGGCTCGCGCCGATGCTCAAGCTGTCGGCCGTGGACAAGACCCCGACCGCGCTGGCGTCGCTAAAGACCACGAATGGCAGGCCCATCAAGCCCCGTGTTCTCATCCCCGCCTTGAAGGTCACGCATGACGCGTACGGAGTGATCGCACGGGCGCGCTGCCTGCCTGGGGTGGGTCTCCACCAGTTCCAGAAAGCGGCCCCGCATCTGGCGGATGCCTGGAGGTGCACGCGGGTCGCGGTCACTCAGGACAAGCCCGGGCGGGTTCTCATTCGCGGTGTCCGGCTGGATCCGCTGAAGTTCCCCACCGAGCACCACCCCACGGGTGAGGAGCCGGACGAGACGGCCCGGTGGGACCTGGGCGTGGACGAATACGCGCAGCCGGTGTCTGTGGACCTCGCGCAGGTACCCGGCGTGACCGTGGCCGGTCTACCCGGCTTCGGTAAAACGAGTCTGGTCAACCGGCTTCTCTCGGACTGGGCTCCGTCTGCGGCGGTGCAGTTCGCCTGTGCGGACGGCAAGGTGTCGGCTGCGCACGAGGGCGACTACGCCGACTGGGTCCAGCGCATGTTCGCCTTCGTAGGTGATGACCTGGAAGAGGCGAACGCGCTCTTCCTGCGACTGGTGGAACTGCGGCGCGCCCGTTCGGCCTCGGTGCGCTCGGTGCTCGGAGTGAAGTCCATGTGGGACATCGGCCCGTCCGAGAGCCGGCCGCTGGTCGTGCTGATCATCGACGAAGCCCACACGTACTTCCGCGACCACAAGGGCAGCGATCCGAAGACGAAGAAACTCGCCGCGCTTGCTGCCGAGAACGCCCGGCTCGTGGAAGACCTGGTGAAGAAGGGCCGTTCCGTGGGCCTGCTCGTCATCCTCACCACCCAGAAGTCCACGGGTGACGCGATCCCCACCTTCATCCGAGACGTGTGCCCCGTGGGCCTGAGCTTCGCCCAGAAGACCGCCGAAGCCGCCGTCGCCGCGCTCGGCGAGGAGATCCGGGAATGGCCGGACGCCAATCCGATCAACCTCCAGGACCCCACCTATGTCGGCGTCGCGTCCATGAACCACCAGTCGCAGCCCGGCTTCACCCGCATCCGTACGCCCTACGTTCCGGACGCTGACGCAGCCCGTGTCGCTGAGCAGACCGCGCGCCTCTCCACCGACCCCTACACCCTCCTCGAAGCCGTCCTCGGCCCTCGACTGGGGGACACCGACCTGATCAAGGCCGACGACGCTGAAGCGGCCTGA
- a CDS encoding protein kinase has translation MSGSTPDLPIVVLDALMPTAWRLVLNRRGSTVWEVNSPRGHYAVKLGHPIEATADWPAQPWTALAPAREGTVLLRLGHDRIAYGDWECGTWNFQPWYEGPDLHMLWEPCRRPGSSIEPHSGVALGCVEALAELHAKGWAHGDVQPAHFIIGPERTHLIDLALAQGGQVPEGYDFPYRGCLVHYEAPEISRSVLAIGKAEPTTAADVYALGASLLISATGWRAVEYPDDAPRPVQREAVASGRRRPVKAPGELGELIDAMLSHAPEDRPTIYEVGKALS, from the coding sequence TTGTCCGGCTCGACTCCTGACCTGCCGATCGTGGTGCTCGACGCATTGATGCCCACGGCATGGCGCCTGGTCCTCAACCGTCGGGGCTCCACCGTCTGGGAGGTGAACAGCCCTCGCGGCCACTACGCGGTCAAGCTCGGTCATCCGATCGAAGCAACGGCCGATTGGCCCGCGCAGCCCTGGACGGCTCTTGCGCCGGCGCGCGAGGGAACGGTGTTGCTCCGCCTCGGTCACGATCGAATCGCCTACGGCGACTGGGAGTGCGGTACGTGGAACTTTCAGCCCTGGTACGAGGGCCCGGACCTGCACATGCTGTGGGAGCCCTGCCGTCGGCCGGGATCTTCCATCGAGCCGCACTCCGGCGTCGCGCTGGGATGTGTCGAAGCCCTGGCCGAACTCCACGCGAAGGGCTGGGCGCACGGTGACGTTCAACCGGCCCACTTCATCATCGGGCCGGAACGAACTCACTTGATCGATCTCGCCCTCGCGCAGGGCGGCCAGGTGCCCGAGGGGTACGACTTCCCTTACCGCGGTTGTCTCGTCCACTACGAGGCACCGGAGATCTCCCGCAGCGTGCTCGCCATTGGCAAGGCCGAGCCGACAACGGCGGCCGACGTCTACGCCCTCGGCGCCTCCCTGCTCATCTCCGCAACCGGGTGGCGAGCCGTCGAGTACCCGGACGACGCTCCCCGCCCGGTGCAGAGAGAAGCAGTGGCCAGCGGCCGACGCCGCCCCGTGAAGGCGCCTGGTGAGCTGGGCGAACTGATCGACGCGATGCTCAGCCATGCGCCGGAGGACCGGCCGACGATCTACGAGGTGGGCAAAGCCCTGAGCTGA
- a CDS encoding tyrosine-type recombinase/integrase, producing the protein MAQPKKNANNEGTIYLRKDGRWEGSAYVLTTDGTYKRRSVYGKTWDDAHEKLTKLKANSLSGLPVATSKMTLAEYLTYWLANVAKGKVRRTTYVNYESLVRNYVTLEFGRKKLVRLTARDIRAFLAKTAVTCQCCAQGKDKRRPEHKRRCCALGKCCKKLPSDRTVRFLLVIMRAALQHRVREDELPRNVARNVELSMGTKREIEPLTAREGRQLLAAARENRLWAAYELAVRIGLRRGEILGLRWSDVDLHEGVLTVRQALQRVGGELLIVAPKTQRSARRVALPAECVTALRAQRAQQIADRKGAGNNWKGTGQGLVFTTRNGTPIEPRNLNRSFEALSVRAGVRKVRFHDLRHTCASLLHEQGADARMIMEVLGHSSIRVTMDIYTFVRLDSQRSAFDRVGEALRGDDGEPDDDGDADADGIPVAV; encoded by the coding sequence ATGGCCCAGCCGAAGAAGAACGCCAACAACGAGGGCACCATCTACCTCCGCAAGGACGGCCGTTGGGAGGGAAGCGCGTACGTCCTCACGACAGACGGCACGTACAAGCGCCGCAGCGTCTACGGCAAGACCTGGGACGACGCCCACGAGAAGCTCACGAAGCTCAAGGCCAATTCTCTCAGCGGCCTGCCGGTCGCCACCAGCAAGATGACCCTCGCGGAATACCTGACGTACTGGCTGGCCAACGTCGCCAAGGGCAAGGTCCGCAGGACGACGTACGTCAACTACGAGTCCCTCGTCCGCAACTACGTCACCCTGGAGTTCGGCAGGAAGAAGCTGGTCCGGCTCACCGCCCGCGACATCCGGGCCTTCCTCGCGAAAACGGCCGTCACCTGCCAGTGCTGCGCGCAGGGCAAGGACAAGAGGCGACCGGAGCACAAGCGGCGCTGCTGCGCCCTCGGCAAGTGCTGCAAGAAGCTCCCGTCCGACCGGACCGTGCGCTTCCTCCTGGTGATCATGCGTGCCGCTCTCCAACACCGCGTACGTGAAGACGAGTTGCCCCGCAACGTCGCCCGGAACGTGGAGCTGAGCATGGGAACGAAGCGAGAGATCGAACCGCTCACCGCCAGGGAGGGGCGTCAGCTCCTGGCGGCGGCTCGGGAAAACCGGCTCTGGGCGGCATACGAGCTGGCGGTCCGTATCGGCCTGCGGCGCGGCGAGATTCTCGGGCTGCGTTGGTCGGACGTGGATCTCCACGAAGGTGTCCTCACCGTCCGACAGGCCCTGCAGCGGGTCGGCGGTGAGCTGCTGATCGTCGCGCCAAAGACGCAGCGCTCGGCCCGTCGCGTCGCTCTGCCTGCCGAGTGCGTGACCGCGCTCCGGGCCCAGCGTGCCCAGCAGATCGCCGACCGAAAGGGGGCGGGCAACAACTGGAAGGGGACGGGGCAAGGGCTCGTCTTCACCACGCGGAACGGAACCCCCATCGAGCCGCGCAACCTGAATCGCTCCTTCGAAGCGCTGTCCGTCCGGGCTGGCGTCCGCAAGGTCCGCTTCCACGACCTACGGCACACCTGCGCCTCGCTCCTCCACGAACAGGGCGCCGACGCCCGCATGATCATGGAGGTCCTCGGCCACAGCTCGATTCGCGTGACCATGGACATCTACACCTTCGTCCGGCTCGACTCGCAGCGCTCGGCGTTCGATCGTGTCGGGGAAGCGCTGAGGGGAGACGATGGCGAGCCGGACGACGACGGCGACGCCGACGCCGACGGTATCCCAGTGGCTGTCTGA